In one window of Bos taurus isolate L1 Dominette 01449 registration number 42190680 breed Hereford chromosome 15, ARS-UCD2.0, whole genome shotgun sequence DNA:
- the LYVE1 gene encoding lymphatic vessel endothelial hyaluronic acid receptor 1 precursor (The RefSeq protein has 1 substitution compared to this genomic sequence), with product MAKFFSLGLLLASIWTTRLLVQGSLRSEELSILGPCRIMGVTLVTKKTQPLLNFTEAQEACRLVGLTLASQDQVEEARKFGFETCSYGWVKNQFVVIPRIISNPKCGKSGVGVVIWRSSLSSRHRSYCHNSSDIWINSCLPEIITTDDPLFNTETATYTTKLMVSDSTHSELSTDGPDYVTTTVAPPLASTSTPRKRKLICITEAFMDTSAVATERESDIQNRPAFKNEAVGFGGVPTALLVLALLFFAAAAGLAVCYVKRYVKAFPFTNKNQQKEMIETKVVKEEKADDSNPNEESKKMNKTPEEPKSPPKTTVRCLEAEV from the exons ATGGCCAAGTTCTTCAGCCTGGGGTTGCTTCTTGCCTCCATCTGGACCACAAGGCTCCTGGTCCAAGGCTCTCTCCGCTCAGAAG AAATTTCCATCTTGGGACCATGCAGAATCATGGGGGTCACCCTAGTGACCAAAAAGACACAGCCGCTTCTGAATTTCACAGAAGCCCAGGAGGCCTGTAGGCTCGTGGGACTCACTTTGGCCAGCCAAGACCAGGTTGAAGAAGCACGGAAATTTGGCTTTGAGACTTGCAG CTATGGATGGGTTAAAAATCAGTTCGTGGTCATCCCTCGAATTATCTCCAACCCCAAGTGTGGGAAGAGTGGGGTAGGCGTCGTGATTTGGAGAAGTTCACTCAGCAGTAGGCACAGGTCCTACTGCCACAACTCATCTG ATATTTGGATTAACTCCTGCCTTCCAGAAATTATCACCACCGATGATCCCTTATTCAACACTGAAACTGCAACATACACAACAAAACTGATGGTCAGTGACAGTACACACTCAGAATTGTCTACTGATGGTCCTGACTATGTTACAACGACTGTGGCTCCCCCTCTGGCTTCCACGTCTACTCCacggaaaagaaaattaatttgcaTAACAGAAGCTTTTATGGACACTAGCGCCGTAGCTACAGAAAGAGAATCAGATATTCAAAATAGACCAGCCTTCAAGAATGAAGCTGTTGGGTTTGGAG GTGTTCCCACTGCCCTGCTGGTGCTTGCGCTCCTCTTCTTTGCTGCGGCAGCTGGCCTCGCAGTTTGCTACGTCAAAAG GTATGTGAAGGCATTCCCTTTTACAAATAAGAACCAGcagaaggaaatgatagaaaCTAAAGTAGTAAAAGAGGAGAAGGCCGATGATAGCAACCCTAATGAGGaatcaaagaaaatgaataaaacgCCAGAGGAGCCCAAGAGTCCACCCAAAACCACAGTGCGATGCCTGGAAGCTGAAGTGTAG